The following coding sequences are from one Rathayibacter sp. SW19 window:
- a CDS encoding TetR/AcrR family transcriptional regulator → MPRIPAAERRSALVRAAMRVVAERGVSAATTRAIVAEAGMSLASFHYAFTSRDELMGELINWAVDQEEHTIASALAPAPVPVPMRDAIRAGLEEYFIGVRQDPQREKAMFELTQYALRSPGMEELAQRQYRRYYALAESTLKIAADKSGQCWTRPLAEIAAALIALTDGLTMSWLVNRDDEAAAALMDFAADALARLAADPTQLPNTLRR, encoded by the coding sequence GTGCCGCGCATCCCCGCAGCTGAACGTCGATCCGCCCTCGTGCGCGCGGCCATGCGCGTCGTCGCGGAGCGCGGCGTCTCCGCTGCGACAACGCGCGCGATCGTCGCAGAGGCCGGGATGTCGCTTGCGAGCTTCCACTACGCGTTCACCTCGCGCGACGAACTGATGGGCGAGCTCATCAACTGGGCCGTCGACCAAGAAGAGCACACGATCGCGTCTGCGCTCGCCCCGGCGCCCGTGCCGGTGCCCATGCGCGACGCCATCCGGGCGGGGCTCGAAGAGTACTTCATCGGCGTGCGGCAGGACCCGCAGCGTGAGAAGGCGATGTTCGAACTGACACAGTACGCACTGCGGTCTCCGGGCATGGAAGAACTGGCGCAGCGGCAGTACCGGCGCTACTACGCGCTCGCCGAATCGACGCTGAAGATTGCGGCAGACAAGAGCGGTCAGTGTTGGACGCGCCCGCTCGCCGAGATCGCGGCTGCGCTCATCGCACTGACCGATGGGTTGACGATGTCGTGGCTTGTCAACCGTGACGACGAAGCCGCCGCGGCTCTGATGGATTTCGCGGCGGATGCGCTCGCTCGCCTTGCCGCAGACCCAACACAACTACCGAACACCTTGAGACGATGA
- a CDS encoding Ig-like domain-containing protein: protein MIAGLALAFAPAAHANGQSQQPSPTAVASAAPSTTQPFQTSEPTAMPSKSADRNDNAEGATDAVAVGAAPTIDSPATGAFIGSGSATVSGTRSPGDEIQLFVGDAGDDPACIVAAAGAHWSCAAVSLPNGAAVTLRAVVTGDPALTATTIVTALGPPTIQSGSGGVISNGLVHGTGYPGAVVTARVSGAHSAGATCSFAADANGNWACVLDAKLADGRYAVSASQVGPTGFGSRESDSSAPLPLIFDATAPIAPTLTSPPTGSTIASDGRTVYSGVGEDRAEVTVWASTPHGSQQLCSTAVNAGTWHCVGAALTPGTYTISALQQDAAGNTSAASAAVSLRVTTSAPPGSGPASGPSSTSSNPVLPSAPPSSPGAPGGSATVQAPPWTTVPSPGSPPAPGAAQPPAAPQVVPLTTTPFTAAVRSVSGLDTLSTWLPAALLALIALALLVIPARLLAGAVAGARADAGRAAAIYPLRLFGRNRGRYEYDQAPALRTPPPWVTTAAAAFYATALITFAGPIATADAYFRVVPAVFLALGVVGAVAIGVPLLAARRAAGTTATAAFAPYSLMLVAAASAFSRVLQLQPTLLYGVIVVVTVVTGSAVVRGKLAALQLGSLAVLAALGWLVLDLLPGADTVTTAFVSEFVNATVLLAVGSAAVLVLPLGSLPGRAILRWSRGIWLLIAIAIETLLFAILVPIQDLATHRTGTLALAIGTLVFAAISISAWLWQRYIAPALR, encoded by the coding sequence ATGATCGCGGGTCTCGCTCTTGCGTTCGCGCCAGCAGCGCACGCGAACGGGCAGAGCCAGCAGCCGTCACCGACTGCGGTTGCCTCTGCTGCGCCGAGTACGACGCAACCGTTTCAGACCTCGGAGCCGACTGCGATGCCGTCGAAGTCAGCGGACCGCAACGACAACGCCGAGGGCGCGACGGACGCGGTTGCGGTGGGGGCCGCACCAACAATCGATTCTCCCGCGACTGGCGCGTTCATCGGATCCGGCAGCGCGACGGTGTCCGGAACGCGATCGCCCGGTGACGAGATCCAACTCTTCGTCGGTGATGCCGGCGATGACCCTGCCTGCATCGTCGCTGCCGCAGGTGCACATTGGAGCTGTGCCGCCGTGAGCCTGCCGAATGGCGCCGCGGTAACGCTTCGCGCCGTTGTGACCGGCGACCCCGCGCTGACCGCGACGACAATCGTCACCGCCCTGGGGCCACCGACCATCCAGTCGGGCAGCGGCGGAGTGATCAGCAACGGCCTCGTGCACGGAACGGGCTACCCAGGCGCCGTCGTGACCGCGCGAGTGAGTGGAGCGCACTCCGCCGGCGCCACCTGCAGCTTCGCGGCCGACGCGAACGGCAACTGGGCATGCGTGCTCGACGCGAAGCTCGCCGACGGCCGCTATGCGGTCAGCGCCAGCCAGGTCGGGCCGACCGGATTCGGTAGTCGGGAATCTGACAGTAGCGCGCCGTTGCCGCTGATCTTCGATGCGACCGCACCGATCGCCCCGACGTTGACGTCACCTCCGACAGGCTCAACGATCGCATCGGATGGAAGGACCGTCTATTCCGGCGTCGGCGAAGACCGCGCCGAGGTCACGGTATGGGCATCGACGCCGCACGGCTCGCAACAGCTGTGCTCGACGGCAGTCAACGCGGGCACCTGGCATTGCGTCGGAGCGGCGCTGACACCGGGCACGTACACGATCTCCGCCCTCCAGCAAGATGCTGCAGGCAACACCAGCGCGGCCAGTGCCGCGGTAAGCCTTCGGGTGACCACCTCAGCACCGCCGGGGTCGGGGCCAGCGTCGGGGCCGTCTTCAACGTCGTCCAACCCGGTGCTGCCATCCGCACCGCCCTCCTCACCCGGCGCCCCCGGCGGGTCCGCCACAGTGCAGGCGCCGCCGTGGACCACCGTGCCGTCGCCCGGCAGTCCGCCCGCGCCCGGTGCAGCACAGCCGCCGGCCGCACCGCAGGTGGTCCCGCTGACGACGACACCGTTCACCGCCGCCGTTCGTTCCGTGTCAGGGCTCGACACGTTGTCGACCTGGCTTCCCGCAGCGTTGTTGGCCCTGATCGCCCTTGCGCTATTGGTGATTCCAGCACGATTGCTCGCCGGCGCGGTGGCCGGCGCGCGCGCGGACGCCGGCAGGGCTGCGGCGATCTATCCGCTCCGGCTGTTCGGGCGCAACCGTGGCAGGTATGAATACGACCAAGCCCCGGCACTGCGCACGCCACCGCCGTGGGTGACCACCGCTGCGGCAGCGTTCTACGCGACTGCGCTGATCACGTTCGCCGGCCCGATCGCGACAGCGGATGCGTACTTCCGCGTGGTTCCTGCCGTGTTCCTGGCGCTCGGCGTCGTCGGCGCGGTCGCCATCGGAGTACCGCTGCTCGCCGCTCGACGTGCAGCAGGAACCACCGCGACCGCAGCATTCGCGCCTTACTCACTGATGCTTGTGGCCGCGGCATCCGCCTTCAGCAGGGTCCTCCAACTGCAGCCGACGCTGCTCTACGGTGTAATCGTCGTCGTCACAGTGGTCACGGGCTCCGCGGTCGTCCGTGGCAAGCTGGCGGCACTGCAGCTCGGCTCGCTCGCGGTTCTCGCCGCGCTCGGCTGGCTGGTACTGGATCTCCTGCCGGGCGCCGACACCGTGACTACGGCGTTCGTTTCCGAGTTCGTGAATGCCACCGTTCTCCTGGCCGTCGGATCGGCGGCGGTGCTGGTGCTGCCACTGGGTTCACTCCCCGGCCGCGCAATCCTGCGCTGGTCGCGGGGCATCTGGCTGCTGATCGCGATCGCAATCGAGACGCTGTTGTTCGCCATCCTGGTCCCGATCCAGGACCTCGCAACACATCGAACCGGAACACTGGCACTCGCGATCGGCACACTCGTTTTCGCGGCCATCAGCATCTCCGCGTGGCTGTGGCAACGCTACATCGCGCCCGCATTGCGCTGA
- a CDS encoding NAD(P)/FAD-dependent oxidoreductase → MPKILIVGGGYAGFYTAWKLEKWLRNGEADVTVVDPLPYLTYQPFLPEVAAGSIEPRHAVVAQRRHLKKTTVITAKVTYVNHAEKKATITPALGEPWELEYDIVVITAGAVSRTFPIPGVADQAIGLKNIEEAVAIRDRVLTNFDKAAALPPGPERERLLTFVVIGGGFAGIEIFGELRSFASALLSSYPQLSFEETHFHLIEAMGRIMPEVSLPTSYWVIKNLAQRGAEIHLETQLTSAVDGRIELSTGESFDADLIVWTAGVMANPSIIRHTDLPIEERGRLKVRADLRVGDEDDFIPDAWGAGDVAAVPDLSGFGVGGYCVPNAQHAVRQGKTLAKNIVATLRSEGVRDYFHKPAGAVAGIGLGIGVFQKGKLGITGLPAWVMHRGYHGLAIPSWERKFRVFWGWWNNLWLGRDIVSLAATLEPRAAFEEFASRPKPPAAAAAAPAVTAKAPVKAKKDAAAEKVIAAK, encoded by the coding sequence GTGCCCAAAATCCTGATCGTCGGCGGCGGATACGCCGGTTTCTACACGGCCTGGAAGCTCGAGAAGTGGCTGCGTAACGGTGAGGCAGACGTCACGGTCGTCGACCCGCTGCCGTACCTGACCTACCAGCCATTCCTGCCCGAGGTTGCCGCCGGCTCTATCGAGCCGCGTCATGCTGTCGTCGCTCAGCGCCGACACTTGAAGAAGACCACGGTGATCACCGCCAAGGTGACCTATGTGAACCATGCCGAGAAAAAGGCGACGATCACACCCGCGCTCGGTGAGCCGTGGGAGTTGGAGTACGACATCGTCGTGATCACCGCCGGCGCTGTGAGCCGCACGTTCCCGATTCCGGGCGTTGCCGATCAGGCGATCGGACTGAAGAACATTGAAGAGGCCGTCGCCATCCGCGATCGCGTCTTGACGAACTTCGACAAGGCTGCGGCGTTGCCGCCAGGCCCGGAGCGCGAGCGCCTCCTGACGTTCGTTGTCATCGGCGGTGGCTTCGCGGGCATCGAGATTTTCGGCGAATTGCGCTCATTTGCCAGCGCGCTGCTGTCGAGCTATCCGCAATTGTCGTTCGAGGAGACGCATTTCCACCTAATCGAGGCGATGGGCCGGATCATGCCGGAGGTGTCGCTGCCGACCAGCTATTGGGTGATCAAGAATCTTGCTCAGCGCGGGGCCGAAATCCACTTGGAAACGCAGTTGACCAGCGCCGTCGACGGTCGGATCGAGTTGTCGACGGGGGAGAGCTTCGATGCAGACCTGATCGTTTGGACGGCCGGGGTGATGGCGAACCCGAGCATCATCCGCCACACTGACCTGCCGATCGAGGAGCGCGGGCGCCTCAAGGTGCGCGCCGACCTGCGAGTGGGAGACGAAGACGACTTCATTCCAGACGCGTGGGGGGCCGGCGACGTCGCTGCTGTTCCCGACCTTTCCGGCTTCGGCGTCGGCGGGTACTGCGTGCCGAACGCACAGCATGCGGTTCGCCAGGGCAAGACGCTGGCCAAGAACATCGTCGCGACACTGCGGAGTGAGGGCGTACGCGACTATTTCCACAAGCCTGCCGGCGCGGTAGCCGGTATCGGCCTCGGTATCGGCGTGTTCCAGAAGGGCAAGCTCGGAATCACGGGATTGCCCGCTTGGGTGATGCATCGCGGCTATCACGGATTGGCCATCCCCAGCTGGGAGCGCAAATTCCGCGTGTTCTGGGGTTGGTGGAATAACCTGTGGCTCGGCCGCGACATCGTGTCGCTTGCCGCGACTCTCGAGCCGCGCGCCGCATTCGAGGAGTTCGCGTCGCGTCCGAAGCCGCCGGCTGCGGCTGCTGCCGCTCCGGCAGTCACTGCGAAGGCGCCGGTTAAGGCGAAGAAGGATGCCGCTGCGGAGAAGGTGATCGCAGCCAAGTAG
- a CDS encoding DUF501 domain-containing protein: protein MTTPPFEPFTDRDIAIVSAQLGRPARNVIGIAARCVCGAPTVVATAPRLADGSPFPTLYYLSHPAATAAISQLEATHVMVEFGELVEADAAVREQYASAHAAYLADRESIEFVEEIAGFSAGGMPTRVKCLHALAAHALAAGPGVNPIGDRSLERADWSPDICRCPDYGVD from the coding sequence ATGACGACACCCCCATTCGAGCCCTTCACCGACCGGGACATCGCCATCGTGTCAGCCCAGTTGGGCAGACCTGCCCGCAACGTGATCGGCATTGCAGCGCGCTGCGTCTGCGGGGCGCCGACCGTGGTTGCAACAGCACCACGGCTGGCAGACGGCTCGCCGTTTCCGACGCTGTATTACCTGAGCCATCCCGCCGCGACGGCGGCTATCTCGCAACTGGAAGCAACGCATGTGATGGTCGAGTTCGGCGAGCTTGTCGAGGCGGATGCTGCGGTGCGCGAGCAATACGCATCCGCTCACGCCGCGTACCTGGCCGATCGCGAAAGCATTGAGTTCGTCGAGGAGATCGCAGGATTCTCGGCCGGAGGCATGCCAACGCGAGTGAAGTGCCTGCACGCACTTGCTGCGCACGCACTTGCGGCTGGACCGGGAGTGAACCCGATCGGAGACCGCTCGCTGGAGCGAGCGGACTGGTCGCCGGACATCTGCCGTTGCCCGGACTACGGCGTCGACTGA
- a CDS encoding FtsB family cell division protein: protein MAAEDPTRGWLRGIRFSWFTFLMMGILVLGVLVVAPTLQQYIQQRQQIADVQAANAALHSKVKALDADKARWSDPSYIRAEARDRLLYVMPGETSYLVIDDRPAAAKKDTTPVSSSIQKTQSDWLGSLFDSVMTAGLSTQPVGTLPISNPAG from the coding sequence ATGGCGGCGGAGGACCCGACGCGCGGATGGTTGCGCGGCATCCGATTCTCATGGTTCACGTTTCTGATGATGGGAATTCTCGTGTTGGGCGTGCTCGTTGTCGCGCCGACTCTGCAGCAGTATATTCAGCAGCGTCAGCAGATCGCCGATGTGCAGGCTGCCAATGCGGCACTGCATTCGAAAGTGAAGGCGCTCGACGCTGACAAAGCCCGGTGGAGCGACCCCAGCTACATCCGTGCGGAGGCGCGCGATCGACTGCTCTACGTGATGCCCGGCGAGACGAGCTATCTCGTGATCGATGATCGGCCGGCGGCCGCGAAGAAGGACACAACACCGGTCAGCAGCTCCATTCAGAAGACGCAGAGCGATTGGCTTGGTTCCCTGTTCGACTCTGTCATGACCGCAGGCCTCAGCACTCAGCCGGTCGGCACCCTTCCGATCTCGAACCCGGCCGGGTGA